In the genome of Dioscorea cayenensis subsp. rotundata cultivar TDr96_F1 chromosome 1, TDr96_F1_v2_PseudoChromosome.rev07_lg8_w22 25.fasta, whole genome shotgun sequence, one region contains:
- the LOC120263368 gene encoding secretory carrier-associated membrane protein 4-like: MVLRYNFNPFDEENVNPFAAAVSNGSSKGLGFGDQHDATVDIPLDSTNDAKKKEKELVSWEADLKRREQDIKRREDALTRAGVPSEDKNWPPFFPIIHHDIAKEIPVPVQRLQYMAFASWLGLVLCLSFNVIAVTVCWIEGGGVKIFLLAVIYAILGCPLSYVLWYRPLYRAMRTDSALKFGWFFLQYMIHIGFCVLAAIAPPIVFQGNSLT, encoded by the exons ATGGTCCTCCGCTACAATTTCAACCCATTCGATGAGGAGAATGTCAATCCCTTCGCTGCTGCTGTTTCC AATGGGAGTTCGAAAGGGCTTGGTTTTGGTGACCAACATGATGCCACAGTCGACATTCCGCTGGATTCTACCAAT GATgcgaagaagaaggagaaagaacTTGTATCTTGGGAGGCAGATTTGAAGAGGAGAGAACAG GATATTAAACGGCGGGAAGATGCTTTGACTAGAG CTGGAGTTCCTTCTGAAGACAAAAATTGGCCTCCATTCTTCCCGATCATTCATCATGATATAGCTAAGGAGATACCAGTTCCTGTCCAAAGGTTGCAATACATGGCATTCGCAAGTTGGCTCG gacTAGTTCTCTGTCTTTCCTTCAATGTGATTGCGGTAACTGTTTGCTGGATTGAAGGAGGAG GTGTCAAGATATTTTTACTTGCGGTCATCTATGCTATACTCGGATGTCCTCTATCATATGTTTTGTGGTACCGGCCTTTGTACCGTGCTATGAG GACTGATAGTGCATTGAAGTTTGGGTGGTTTTTCCTACAGTACATG ATCCACATTGGTTTTTGTGTTCTTGCTGCAATTGCTCCTCCAATTGTATTTCAGGGGAATTCATTGACGTAA
- the LOC120268863 gene encoding NADH dehydrogenase [ubiquinone] iron-sulfur protein 6, mitochondrial produces the protein MMAPATISNLARTLSKPPTGFRRGLNTLVSSHTAKWMQDTSKKSPMELINEVPPIKVEGRIAACEGDSNPALGHPIEFICLDLKDPAVCKYCGLRYVQNHHH, from the exons ATGATGGCGCCGGCGACGATCTCCAATCTCGCGAGAACCCTCTCCAAGCCTCCGACCGGGTTTCGCCGAGGCCTCAACACCCTCGTCAGCTCACACACTGCCAAATGGATGCAG GACACTAGTAAGAAATCTCCCATGGAGTTAATCAATGAAGTCCCACCAATAAAAGTTGAAGGCCGAATTGCTGCTTGTGAAGGAG ATAGCAATCCAGCCCTTGGCCATCCTATTGAGTTCATATGTCTTGATCTGAAAGACCCGGCAGTCTGCAAATATTGTGGTCTTCGCTATGTTCAAAATCATCATCACTAG
- the LOC120263119 gene encoding 26S proteasome non-ATPase regulatory subunit 13 homolog B-like, which translates to MASGALQYLESQQNSRPELAEWYAALADLYQRKLWHQLTLKLDQFIALAVVQAGDVLIQLYNNFITDFETKINLLKLAHFAVIVSRQYSETEAAISYLESVIEKLRATREMRIEEPILYVKMQIASFNLEKGNQKECKKLLDDGKTMLDSMTDVDPSVHASFYWISSQYHKSRQEFAEFYKNALLYLAYTTVESLSDSFKLDLAFDLSLSALLGDNIYNFGELLAHPIINSLLGTKVEWLYHILQAFNTGDLVRYQHLCHVHNAALNAQPALVANEKKLLEKINILCLMEIIFSRPSEDRTIPLSVIAERTKLSIEDVEYLLMKSLSVHLIEGIIDQVEGTVYVSWVQPRVLGIPQVKSLRDRLDVWLGKVHSALLSVEAETPDLVAS; encoded by the exons ATGGCTTCGGGCGCTCTGCAGTACTTGGAGTCCCAGCAGAACTCACGGCCGGAGCTTGCTGAGTGGTACGCCGCCTTAGCCGACCTCTACCAGCGGAAGCTATGGCATCAGCTCACCCTCAAGCTCGATCAGTTCATCGCCCTCGCCGTCGTCCAG GCTGGCGACGTTCTGATTCAATTATATAATAACTTCATCACGGATTTTGAGACAAAGATCAATCTCCTCAAACTGGCACACTTTGCTGTTATTGTTTCACGTCAATATTCTGAAACAGAAGCTGCCATTAGCTACCTGGAGAGTGTGATTGAAAAGCTGCGTGCCACCAGGGAAATGCGGATAGAGGAACCTATCCTTTATGTTAAGATGCAAATAGCTTCATTTAATCTTGAAAAAGGGAACCAGAAAGAATGCAAGAAACTTCTTGATGATGGAAAGACTATGTTGGACAGTATGACTGATGTTGATCCCTCTGTTCATGCAAGTTTTTATTGGATATCTTCACAGTATCATAAATCTCGTCAAGAATTTGCAGAGTTCTATAAAAATGCCCTTCTGTATTTGGCATACACAACAGTGGAATCTCTCTCAGATTCGTTCAAACTG GATCTGGCATTTGATCTTTCCTTGTCTGCTTTACTGGGGGATAACATATATAACTTTGGGGAATTGCTGGCCCATCCAATT ATTAACAGTCTTCTGGGAACCAAAGTAGAGTGGCTTTACCATATTCTTCAGGCATTTAACACGGGAGATTTAGTTCGCTATCAACACCTCTGTCATGTGCATAATGCTGCCTTGAATGCACAACCTGCTTTGGTTGCTAACGAGAAGAAGTTGCTggaaaaaattaatatactCTGTTTGATGGAAATCATCTTTAG CCGACCATCTGAAGATCGAACCATTCCATTGAGCGTCATTGCTGAACGCACAAAACTTTCCATTGAAGATGTGGAATATCTTCTCATGAAGAGCCTCTCT GTTCATCTTATTGAAGGCATAATAGATCAAGTGGAGGGAACAGTCTATGTCTCTTGGGTGCAACCTAGGGTTTTGGGTATCCCACAGGTCAAATCCTTGCGTGATCGTCTAGATGTTTGGCTGGGCAAGGTTCACTCAGCCTTGCTATCAGTGGAAGCTGAAACACCGGATCTGGTGGCATCTTGA